In Nocardioides marinus, one DNA window encodes the following:
- the pyrF gene encoding orotidine-5'-phosphate decarboxylase: MSTPTSRPTPFGARLHTAVEQRGAFCVGIDPHAALLHEWGLDDDVAGLERFALTVVEAVAPLCSVVKPQSAFYERFGSRGVAVLERVIAESRAAGALVLLDVKRGDIGSTSQAYADAYLDPASPLASDAITASPFLGFGSLDPMVETAERHGAGVFVLALTSNKEGPEVQHALTADHGEGETTGERVADRVLSHLARLNAGAEPLGSFGAVVGATIGSTSADLAFNGPVLAPGFGAQGGTVADIARIFGAQARHVLPSSSREVLRLGPDVGAMAEAVRRTNDALAEL, from the coding sequence ATGAGCACACCCACCTCCCGCCCCACCCCCTTCGGTGCCCGGCTGCACACCGCGGTCGAGCAGCGCGGTGCCTTCTGCGTGGGCATCGACCCCCACGCGGCGCTGCTGCACGAGTGGGGACTCGACGACGACGTGGCGGGCCTGGAGCGCTTCGCGCTCACCGTCGTGGAGGCGGTCGCCCCGCTGTGCTCGGTGGTCAAGCCGCAGTCGGCGTTCTACGAGCGCTTCGGCTCCCGCGGGGTGGCTGTCCTGGAGCGGGTCATCGCCGAGTCCCGCGCCGCGGGTGCGCTGGTGCTGCTCGACGTCAAGCGCGGCGACATCGGCTCGACCTCCCAGGCCTACGCCGACGCCTACCTCGACCCCGCCTCGCCACTGGCCTCCGACGCCATCACGGCCAGCCCCTTCCTCGGCTTCGGCTCGCTCGATCCCATGGTCGAGACCGCCGAGCGGCACGGCGCAGGCGTGTTCGTGCTGGCGCTGACCTCCAACAAGGAGGGCCCGGAGGTCCAGCACGCCCTCACCGCGGACCACGGCGAGGGCGAGACGACGGGGGAGCGGGTCGCCGACCGCGTGCTCTCGCACCTGGCCCGGCTCAACGCCGGGGCGGAGCCGCTGGGCTCCTTCGGGGCCGTCGTCGGCGCGACGATCGGCTCGACGTCGGCCGACCTCGCCTTCAACGGCCCGGTCCTCGCCCCCGGCTTCGGCGCCCAGGGCGGCACCGTCGCCGACATCGCACGGATCTTCGGGGCGCAGGCCCGTCACGTGCTGCCGAGCTCCTCGCGCGAGGTGCTGCGGCTCGGCCCGGACGTCGGGGCGATGGCCGAGGCCGTGCGCCGCACCAACGACGCGCTGGCCGAGCTGTGA
- a CDS encoding dihydroorotate dehydrogenase, whose amino-acid sequence MSVRVAGLTLASPVLVASGCGGTGRELAAYAPLSTYGAFTTRSISRDARPGAGGPTITETPAGLVHATGLPNPGLDAFLATELPWLLTEGARVVVSVVARDLGEYAEVARRLATAPGVSAVEVNLAVPDAAELGVLDAREPFHVGAAVSTVLRELPRGVPVLAKLRADPVRVAETVRVAADAGAAAVVLGGALPAALPDGRPAGLSGPAIAPLALRCVADARSALDAAGADCDVVACGGIGSPEDARHALDRGAVAVQVGSALFHDPTTAARTAAALSPDEGA is encoded by the coding sequence ATGAGCGTCCGGGTCGCGGGCCTGACGCTGGCCTCGCCCGTCCTGGTGGCGTCGGGCTGCGGCGGGACCGGCCGGGAGCTGGCGGCGTACGCCCCGCTCTCGACGTACGGCGCGTTCACCACCCGCTCGATCAGCCGCGACGCCCGTCCCGGCGCGGGCGGCCCCACGATCACCGAGACACCGGCCGGGCTGGTGCACGCCACCGGGCTGCCCAACCCCGGTCTCGACGCCTTCCTGGCCACCGAGCTGCCCTGGCTGCTCACCGAGGGGGCCCGGGTCGTGGTCTCGGTCGTGGCGCGGGACCTGGGGGAGTACGCCGAGGTGGCGCGCCGGCTGGCCACCGCCCCCGGCGTGAGCGCCGTGGAGGTCAACCTCGCGGTGCCCGACGCCGCCGAGCTCGGCGTGCTGGATGCCCGGGAGCCCTTCCACGTCGGTGCCGCAGTCTCCACGGTGCTGCGCGAGCTGCCGCGCGGGGTCCCCGTGCTGGCCAAGCTGCGCGCGGACCCGGTCCGCGTCGCGGAGACCGTCAGGGTCGCCGCCGACGCCGGTGCCGCCGCGGTCGTGCTCGGCGGCGCCCTGCCCGCGGCACTGCCGGACGGTCGACCCGCCGGGCTCAGCGGCCCGGCCATCGCCCCGCTGGCCCTGCGCTGCGTCGCCGACGCCCGGTCCGCGCTCGACGCGGCCGGTGCCGACTGCGACGTGGTGGCCTGCGGGGGCATCGGCTCGCCCGAGGACGCCCGCCACGCCCTGGACCGCGGCGCGGTCGCCGTCCAGGTCGGCTCCGCCCTGTTCCACGACCCCACCACCGCCGCGCGCACCGCCGCCGCCCTGAGCCCCGATGAGGGAGCATGA
- a CDS encoding dihydroorotate dehydrogenase electron transfer subunit — MSPVHVTAEVLASKRIGAFQHVTLVAPGVGERFRPGAFVAVSVGTGGYHLARRAFWIHQVRPLGGYAATVTLVVQPRGEGTRWLAGRQRGDRVEVTGPLGGRPFALPKEPVPVLLVGEGYGAAPLFALAERLRERDCPVNLVLGAPDEAHLLSALEARRTARAVTIVTGDGSVGARGSVADVLPEALRRSGAAVVYAAGPATTLHAAALAAEEHGAWSQVALEQRTTCGTGLCLGCPVPVVGEDGVARTARACTDGPVVRGDRVRWDDLARGASA, encoded by the coding sequence ATGAGTCCCGTCCACGTCACCGCGGAGGTGCTGGCCTCCAAGCGGATCGGTGCCTTCCAGCACGTAACGCTGGTGGCGCCGGGCGTGGGCGAGCGGTTCCGGCCCGGCGCGTTCGTGGCGGTCTCGGTCGGCACCGGCGGCTACCACCTGGCTCGCCGCGCCTTCTGGATCCACCAGGTGCGCCCGCTGGGCGGGTACGCCGCGACCGTGACCCTGGTCGTGCAGCCGCGGGGCGAGGGCACCCGCTGGCTGGCCGGCCGGCAGCGCGGCGACCGCGTGGAGGTCACCGGGCCGCTCGGCGGCCGGCCGTTCGCGCTGCCCAAGGAGCCCGTGCCGGTGCTGCTCGTGGGGGAGGGGTACGGCGCGGCGCCGCTGTTCGCCCTGGCCGAGCGGCTGCGCGAGCGCGACTGCCCCGTCAACCTGGTCCTCGGGGCGCCCGACGAGGCGCACCTGCTCTCGGCGCTGGAGGCCCGCCGCACGGCCCGCGCGGTCACGATCGTCACCGGCGACGGCTCGGTCGGGGCACGTGGATCCGTCGCCGACGTGCTCCCCGAGGCGCTGCGGCGCTCGGGCGCCGCGGTCGTCTACGCCGCCGGGCCCGCGACCACCCTCCATGCGGCCGCTCTTGCCGCGGAGGAGCACGGTGCCTGGAGCCAGGTGGCGCTCGAGCAGCGCACCACCTGCGGCACCGGGCTGTGCCTGGGCTGCCCGGTCCCCGTCGTGGGCGAGGACGGTGTCGCCCGCACCGCCCGCGCCTGCACCGACGGGCCGGTCGTCCGTGGCGACCGGGTCCGCTGGGACGACCTGGCCCGGGGAGCGAGCGCATGA
- a CDS encoding quinone-dependent dihydroorotate dehydrogenase, protein MGFSVTLYDHLFTHVATRIDPERAHHLGFRAVRLGAPALRAAHAMLGTTGSPVEAMGIRFPHVLGLAAGFDKNAVGIDALGSLGFGHVEIGTVTGLAQPGNPQPRLFRLPADGAVLNRMGFNNDGAHAVAERLRRRAARAPGADAPVLGVNIGKSKVVPDDDQAAVEADYETSARLLSPYADYLVVNVSSPNTPGLRNLQAVEKLQPLLEHVRRVADAATGDRRVPLLVKIAPDLADEDVDAVADMALAGRRDDVLDGVIATNTTISRAGLSTPAEDVEALGAGGVSGRPLTARSCEVVRRLRERIGDRGTSGLTLIGVGGITTVDDARERLDAGADLLQGYTSFVYEGPGWPRRIVRGLED, encoded by the coding sequence GTGGGCTTCTCGGTGACGCTCTACGACCACCTCTTCACCCACGTCGCGACCCGGATCGACCCCGAGCGGGCGCACCACCTCGGTTTCCGGGCGGTGCGCCTCGGGGCGCCGGCGCTGCGTGCGGCGCACGCGATGCTGGGTACGACGGGGTCGCCGGTCGAGGCGATGGGGATCCGCTTCCCGCACGTGCTGGGCCTGGCGGCGGGCTTCGACAAGAACGCCGTCGGCATCGACGCGCTGGGTTCCCTGGGCTTCGGGCACGTCGAGATCGGCACCGTCACCGGCCTCGCGCAGCCCGGCAACCCGCAGCCCCGGCTCTTCCGGCTGCCGGCCGACGGCGCCGTGCTCAACCGGATGGGCTTCAACAACGACGGTGCGCACGCGGTCGCCGAGCGGCTGCGTCGGCGCGCGGCCAGGGCCCCCGGTGCGGACGCCCCGGTCCTCGGGGTCAACATCGGCAAGTCCAAGGTCGTCCCCGACGACGACCAGGCGGCCGTGGAGGCCGACTACGAGACCAGTGCGCGCCTGCTCTCGCCGTACGCCGACTACCTCGTGGTCAACGTGTCCTCGCCCAACACCCCCGGCCTGCGCAACCTGCAGGCCGTCGAGAAGCTCCAGCCGTTGCTGGAGCACGTGCGCCGGGTCGCCGACGCCGCCACGGGTGACCGCCGGGTGCCGCTGCTGGTCAAGATCGCCCCGGACCTGGCCGACGAGGACGTCGACGCCGTGGCCGACATGGCGCTCGCGGGTCGCCGCGACGACGTGCTCGACGGCGTCATCGCCACCAACACGACCATCTCCCGCGCCGGTCTCTCCACGCCGGCCGAGGACGTCGAGGCGCTGGGCGCCGGCGGCGTCTCGGGCCGGCCGTTGACCGCACGCTCCTGCGAGGTCGTGCGCCGGCTGCGTGAGCGCATCGGCGACCGTGGGACCTCCGGTCTGACGCTGATCGGCGTCGGCGGCATCACCACGGTCGACGACGCCCGGGAACGCCTCGACGCCGGCGCGGACCTGCTGCAGGGCTACACCTCCTTCGTCTACGAGGGGCCGGGCTGGCCCCGCCGCATCGTGCGCGGACTGGAGGACTGA